A genomic window from Treponema maltophilum ATCC 51939 includes:
- a CDS encoding nitrogenase component 1, which yields MCCNHFENTLHYTSPATGGWGLVRICMQLPESHQLFVCPAACGRHGALGAYQQHVKERLSYLYVDQSDIVNGYDDLIVQACGELLGALDTKPKVLMIVVSCIDDLLGTNHQAIVDELEIAHPDVRFVFAHMNPISLDGKRPPIITALDAMYSLLEYNPHKLNTVNLVGCFADLEKTCELYAFFKSIGIERVIHISETKDFNDYKKMEQSKLNLLISPAGKLACENMKKKAQIPYLQEFVTYDMDEIENQYKRIAAFFGITEIPFDFAPYKEKALQAVKRAKEKIGSMPVIVDDSCTKTPFALSKVLLNFGFNVVRIFAEQCIALDKQAYADVTSAHPEIEILQPQHPDILKFDKRMPDSLALGFQSGYISASEYVVNWVNDDGLFGYDGVRRLMDMMVSALDEKADLERMIKEYGLVI from the coding sequence ATGTGCTGTAATCATTTTGAAAATACGCTGCACTATACTTCGCCCGCAACGGGCGGCTGGGGTTTGGTCAGAATCTGTATGCAGCTTCCCGAATCGCATCAGCTTTTTGTGTGCCCCGCCGCTTGCGGACGCCACGGCGCTTTGGGGGCCTACCAGCAGCATGTAAAAGAGCGGTTGTCGTATTTGTACGTAGACCAAAGCGACATCGTCAACGGCTATGACGATTTGATTGTGCAGGCGTGCGGCGAATTGCTCGGCGCTTTGGACACAAAGCCTAAAGTTCTTATGATTGTCGTAAGCTGCATAGACGACCTTTTGGGCACAAACCATCAGGCGATTGTCGATGAATTGGAAATCGCGCACCCCGACGTCCGTTTCGTTTTTGCGCACATGAACCCCATTTCGCTCGACGGCAAACGTCCGCCGATAATAACCGCGCTCGATGCAATGTACAGCTTGCTCGAATACAATCCGCACAAACTCAATACCGTCAATTTGGTCGGCTGTTTTGCGGACCTCGAAAAAACCTGCGAACTGTACGCGTTTTTTAAAAGCATCGGAATCGAGCGCGTCATTCACATAAGCGAAACAAAAGATTTTAACGATTACAAGAAAATGGAACAAAGTAAGCTGAACCTTTTGATTTCGCCTGCGGGAAAGCTCGCGTGCGAAAATATGAAAAAAAAGGCTCAAATTCCGTATCTGCAGGAATTCGTTACGTACGACATGGACGAAATCGAAAATCAATATAAAAGAATTGCGGCTTTTTTCGGCATTACCGAAATTCCGTTTGACTTTGCCCCGTACAAAGAAAAAGCCCTGCAAGCGGTAAAACGCGCAAAAGAAAAAATCGGTTCGATGCCCGTTATCGTTGACGATTCGTGTACGAAAACGCCGTTTGCATTAAGCAAGGTTTTACTGAACTTCGGATTCAACGTTGTGCGGATTTTTGCCGAACAGTGCATCGCTTTGGATAAGCAGGCTTACGCCGACGTAACTTCGGCCCACCCGGAGATCGAAATCCTGCAGCCCCAGCATCCGGACATTTTAAAGTTCGATAAACGTATGCCGGACAGTTTGGCGCTCGGATTCCAATCGGGCTATATTTCCGCTTCGGAATACGTTGTGAATTGGGTAAACGACGACGGGCTTTTCGGCTACGACGGAGTTCGCCGGCTTATGGATATGATGGTAAGCGCCCTCGACGAAAAAGCCGATTTGGAACGCATGATAAAGGAGTACGGACTGGTCATATGA
- a CDS encoding nitrogenase component 1 — protein MKNLSIWLPPFSPDYSGAASVMFDFNALTAMHDAAGCTGNYTGYDEPRWYNSERNIFCSGLREIDAVLGNDKVLIDKVIAAAKSLKPELLALIGTPVPMLIGTDLKGLAKELEAESGLPAIGIETTGTAYYDKGIFSAWKELIDKFADFDGEKNGGSPASEKRVNIIGANPIDFVRSENIESLKRLLTQAGFTVNFCATEKLTAQNVKMLSRAQANIAVSQAGLSIADYLYKKSGMPYIAGYPIGEAECALFVQKLEDVCSRKENCVWGAETGRTESEPASVLCLGEQIFCNSLRCALKRRYGIDGICVGTIFGFRKEAAQTGDTALRDESEIKAHINKAEFKAVIGDPFFKNLLKKSEQKAFIEVPHFGVSSKFHRKDAPYFIGEGGNAFLQTVGEQVNRALQ, from the coding sequence ATGAAAAACTTGAGTATTTGGCTTCCGCCCTTTTCGCCCGATTATTCGGGGGCGGCTTCGGTTATGTTCGATTTTAACGCGCTTACCGCCATGCACGATGCGGCCGGCTGCACGGGCAATTATACCGGCTACGACGAGCCGCGCTGGTATAATTCGGAACGCAATATTTTTTGCTCCGGCTTGCGCGAAATAGACGCCGTTTTGGGCAACGACAAGGTTTTAATCGACAAGGTGATTGCCGCCGCAAAAAGTCTTAAACCCGAACTGCTCGCGCTCATCGGAACGCCCGTTCCCATGCTTATCGGCACCGACTTAAAAGGCCTTGCCAAAGAACTGGAAGCCGAATCGGGCCTTCCCGCAATCGGGATCGAAACGACGGGAACCGCCTATTACGACAAGGGCATTTTTTCGGCATGGAAGGAACTAATCGATAAATTTGCCGACTTTGACGGCGAAAAAAACGGCGGCTCACCCGCATCGGAAAAACGCGTAAACATAATCGGCGCAAACCCGATAGACTTTGTGCGCAGCGAAAATATCGAAAGTTTAAAAAGACTTTTGACTCAAGCCGGCTTTACCGTGAATTTTTGCGCAACGGAAAAGCTGACGGCGCAAAACGTAAAAATGCTGAGCCGCGCGCAGGCAAATATCGCCGTATCGCAAGCGGGCCTTTCGATTGCCGACTACCTGTATAAAAAAAGCGGCATGCCCTACATTGCAGGCTATCCGATCGGTGAAGCCGAATGCGCTCTTTTTGTGCAAAAACTCGAAGACGTTTGCAGCCGAAAGGAAAATTGCGTGTGGGGCGCGGAAACCGGACGGACGGAAAGCGAACCGGCGAGCGTACTGTGCCTCGGCGAACAGATTTTTTGCAATTCGCTGCGCTGCGCCCTCAAGCGCCGGTACGGAATCGACGGTATATGCGTCGGCACAATATTCGGCTTTCGCAAAGAAGCGGCGCAAACAGGCGATACGGCTTTACGCGACGAATCGGAAATAAAAGCGCACATAAACAAAGCGGAATTTAAAGCGGTTATCGGAGACCCGTTTTTTAAAAATCTTTTAAAAAAGAGCGAACAAAAGGCTTTTATCGAAGTGCCGCATTTCGGCGTTTCGAGCAAATTCCATAGAAAAGACGCACCGTATTTTATAGGCGAAGGAGGTAATGCGTTTTTACAAACGGTAGGCGAACAAGTGAACCGGGCGCTGCAATAG
- a CDS encoding ABC transporter substrate-binding protein produces MKKSIILTASTVAVIAAILCVSVSCKGKQNAKAEPAFRTVIDHNGETAEIPNKINKIVIHQLLPLPSVLCVFDGSADRLIGIPPGSMTAARGSLLEKTFPRITTLSTEFTNGNDLNIEALLSLEPDVVFHGAGPELSKQLRDAGIRTVGFSARKFNYDCIVTFEKWIELLGQTLDKEDKAAGIGEYGRQVYNDIQSRLAKVEEKDKPRAMILFNYNDSALTVSGSNFFGQYWLTSTGAVNVAQDLSGVAPVNMEQIIQWDPDIIYITNFSPRMPEDLIENKVAGHDWSQIKAVKNKKVYKFPLGMYRWFPPASEVPLVLQWLAKHNQPEIFKDLDMNAETKKFYEKFYQLNIDDEDIRTIYNPSREAGKYK; encoded by the coding sequence ATGAAAAAATCGATTATACTGACGGCTTCGACCGTTGCGGTAATCGCCGCAATTTTGTGCGTAAGCGTTTCGTGCAAGGGCAAACAAAATGCAAAAGCCGAACCGGCTTTCAGAACGGTCATCGACCATAACGGCGAAACGGCTGAAATTCCGAACAAAATAAACAAAATCGTTATCCATCAGCTTTTGCCGCTGCCTTCGGTACTGTGCGTATTTGACGGTTCGGCGGACCGCCTGATCGGGATTCCGCCCGGATCCATGACCGCGGCGCGCGGCTCTTTGCTCGAAAAAACCTTTCCGCGCATAACGACCCTTTCGACCGAATTTACAAACGGCAATGATTTGAACATCGAAGCGCTGCTGAGTTTGGAACCGGACGTCGTATTCCACGGCGCGGGTCCCGAACTGAGCAAGCAATTGCGCGACGCGGGCATCCGTACGGTCGGATTCAGCGCGCGTAAATTCAACTACGATTGTATTGTAACGTTCGAAAAATGGATTGAGCTTTTGGGACAAACGCTCGACAAAGAAGACAAAGCGGCCGGCATCGGCGAATACGGCCGCCAAGTGTACAACGACATTCAATCCCGTTTGGCAAAGGTCGAAGAAAAAGATAAGCCCCGCGCAATGATTTTATTCAACTACAACGACAGCGCGCTTACCGTTTCGGGCAGCAACTTTTTCGGTCAATACTGGCTTACTTCAACGGGCGCGGTGAACGTCGCTCAGGATTTAAGCGGTGTCGCCCCGGTAAACATGGAACAGATTATACAGTGGGATCCGGATATTATCTATATTACGAACTTCAGTCCGCGCATGCCCGAAGACTTAATCGAAAACAAAGTTGCCGGCCACGATTGGAGCCAAATAAAAGCGGTAAAAAATAAAAAAGTGTACAAATTTCCGCTGGGTATGTACCGCTGGTTCCCGCCCGCATCGGAAGTTCCCCTGGTACTCCAATGGCTTGCAAAACACAACCAGCCGGAAATTTTTAAAGATTTGGACATGAATGCGGAAACGAAAAAATTCTACGAAAAATTTTATCAGCTGAACATCGACGATGAAGATATCCGTACGATTTACAATCCTTCACGGGAAGCCGGTAAATACAAATGA
- a CDS encoding FecCD family ABC transporter permease: MTNERRKFYLGLLILTVLFILTALLCLNIGRYHVPLRKMISVLVNFRDSMISEPKLYSVVFKIRLPRILLAAFVGAGLSIAGASFQALFSNPLATPDTLGVASGASFGAVVALLFSLNALFVQLFALVMGIAALFLTYVIGNSNGKNGVKSGIIMIILAGMAVSSLFQAAVSLAKYLADTEEVLPAITFWLMGSMASAKYGTLVIGLPFIAIGMILLWSVRWRLNILSFSEDEARSLGVNVKAVRLITMFASTLITASAVSMCGQVGWVGLLVPHIARMLFGNNNSYVVPASIGLGAVLMILIDTAARSLISSEIPVSILTAALGAPLFIFLLKKTGGIRT, encoded by the coding sequence ATGACAAACGAGCGCCGAAAATTTTATCTCGGATTATTGATACTGACCGTTCTCTTTATACTGACGGCTCTACTGTGCTTGAACATCGGCCGGTACCATGTGCCTTTGCGCAAAATGATTTCGGTGCTCGTCAACTTCCGCGACAGCATGATAAGCGAACCGAAACTGTATTCGGTTGTGTTTAAAATAAGGCTGCCGCGTATCTTGCTTGCGGCCTTTGTCGGAGCGGGTCTTTCGATTGCGGGCGCGTCCTTTCAAGCGCTTTTTTCCAACCCGCTGGCCACTCCCGATACCTTGGGAGTGGCTTCCGGCGCCTCGTTCGGCGCGGTTGTTGCCCTGCTTTTTTCGCTGAACGCCTTATTCGTTCAGCTGTTCGCATTGGTGATGGGAATCGCCGCGCTTTTTTTAACCTACGTCATCGGTAATTCAAACGGCAAAAACGGCGTAAAAAGCGGCATCATTATGATTATTTTGGCCGGTATGGCCGTTTCATCGCTGTTTCAGGCAGCCGTTTCCTTGGCAAAATACCTTGCCGATACCGAAGAAGTATTGCCGGCAATCACCTTTTGGCTCATGGGAAGCATGGCAAGTGCAAAATACGGCACGCTCGTAATCGGCCTGCCCTTTATAGCGATCGGCATGATTTTGCTCTGGAGCGTGCGCTGGCGCCTGAACATTTTAAGCTTCAGCGAAGACGAAGCGCGTTCTTTGGGCGTAAACGTAAAAGCCGTGCGGCTCATTACCATGTTCGCCTCGACGCTTATTACCGCTTCGGCGGTTTCGATGTGCGGACAAGTCGGCTGGGTCGGCTTATTGGTGCCGCATATTGCCAGAATGCTGTTCGGAAACAACAACAGCTATGTCGTTCCCGCAAGCATCGGCTTGGGCGCCGTATTGATGATTTTAATCGACACCGCGGCAAGAAGCCTTATCAGCTCGGAAATTCCGGTTTCGATTTTAACGGCCGCCTTGGGCGCGCCGCTGTTTATCTTTCTCTTAAAAAAGACGGGAGGAATACGCACATGA
- a CDS encoding ABC transporter ATP-binding protein yields the protein MILQVEHGYFSYNPKRYIIDDIGFTLNQGEVLSVLGPNGVGKTTLLKCVMGLLKWNKGRTLLDGKDIREYSVKDFWSNIAYVPQAKQSTFSYNALEMVMFGRSAHLGFFRQPTEEDREKALACMEEIGVAFLQNKLCNEMSGGELQMVLIARALAAEPKILILDEPESNLDFKNQLTVLDTIKNLSRTKNISVIVNTHYPDHALQISDSAVILKQNGECLYGTSRSIISEENLIDAFNVKVRLRDVDIEQSVYTCVIPVAVLQKAAV from the coding sequence ATGATTCTTCAAGTTGAACACGGATATTTTTCATACAATCCCAAACGGTATATCATAGACGATATCGGCTTTACATTGAATCAGGGTGAAGTGCTGTCCGTCCTCGGACCGAACGGGGTCGGAAAAACGACGCTTTTAAAATGCGTTATGGGCTTGCTCAAATGGAACAAGGGCAGAACGCTGCTCGACGGAAAAGACATACGGGAATATTCCGTTAAGGATTTTTGGAGCAATATCGCATACGTTCCGCAGGCAAAACAATCGACTTTTTCGTACAATGCGCTCGAAATGGTTATGTTCGGCCGTTCGGCGCATTTGGGATTTTTCCGCCAGCCGACGGAAGAAGACCGCGAAAAGGCCCTTGCCTGTATGGAAGAAATCGGCGTCGCTTTTTTGCAAAACAAATTATGCAACGAAATGAGCGGCGGAGAACTGCAAATGGTGCTCATAGCGCGCGCGCTTGCGGCCGAACCGAAGATACTGATTTTGGACGAGCCCGAATCGAATTTGGACTTTAAAAATCAACTGACCGTTTTGGATACGATAAAAAATTTATCGCGCACAAAAAATATAAGCGTTATCGTCAATACCCACTACCCCGACCACGCGCTGCAAATTTCGGACAGCGCGGTTATTCTAAAACAAAACGGCGAATGCTTATACGGAACAAGCCGCTCGATTATCAGCGAAGAAAACCTTATCGACGCCTTTAACGTCAAAGTGCGCTTACGCGATGTGGACATAGAGCAATCGGTATACACCTGCGTTATTCCGGTTGCCGTACTGCAAAAAGCGGCCGTTTGA
- a CDS encoding ribulokinase, producing the protein MNKNEHFVLGADFGSDSVRVVVLDAADGSVQGSDVRFFERWKKGLYCDPKENRFRQHPLDYIESFTAAVKTAVKEAQSKNKKAVELICAVCMDTTGSTPALTDKNGMPLALLPEFAEDPDAMFILWKDHTAIAEADEINALCKSWGGTDYTRFSGGTYSSEWFWSKLLHTLRKNKNVKKAAFCAVEHCDWMTALLCGKAAPDKIKRSRCAAGHKCMWHQSWGGYPSNEFLSRLDPKLAKIAAHLGDKTWTTEQIQGTLTKEWAAELGLKEGILVCIGGYDAHVGAVGGGVSEGIMVKSMGTSTCDIIIGPAAKTKEKCIPGICGQVDGSVIGGKIAYEAGQSSYGDYYRWFRDLLLWPLKNGAGKALLGHEPTEAEYDAYEKKILPELEKACACISPCATSPVALDWINGRRTPHANQNLTAWMSGIRLGTDAPAFMRMILEATAFGSRAIIECFEKNGIKIEKIIAVGGVARKSSVGMQILADITKRKIQVTESDLSPSIGAAVFAATAAGLYPNVEAAQKKLAPGTDRTYVPNPKMSAVYDLLYKKYLQLGAFAEKQLKSEKSGA; encoded by the coding sequence ATGAATAAAAACGAGCATTTTGTGTTGGGAGCCGACTTCGGTTCGGATTCCGTGAGGGTTGTTGTATTGGATGCCGCCGACGGAAGCGTGCAAGGCTCCGATGTGCGCTTTTTTGAACGCTGGAAAAAGGGCTTGTACTGCGACCCGAAAGAAAACCGTTTCCGTCAGCACCCGCTCGATTATATAGAAAGTTTTACCGCAGCCGTAAAAACGGCCGTAAAAGAAGCTCAATCGAAAAACAAAAAAGCCGTCGAGCTTATTTGCGCCGTCTGTATGGACACGACAGGCTCCACTCCCGCGCTCACGGACAAAAACGGTATGCCGCTTGCTTTGCTGCCGGAATTTGCCGAAGATCCGGATGCAATGTTCATTTTGTGGAAGGATCACACGGCAATCGCCGAAGCGGACGAAATAAACGCGCTGTGCAAAAGTTGGGGCGGAACGGATTATACGCGCTTTTCGGGCGGAACCTATTCTTCCGAATGGTTTTGGTCAAAACTGCTGCACACGCTGCGCAAAAACAAAAACGTAAAAAAAGCCGCATTTTGCGCGGTCGAACACTGCGATTGGATGACCGCTTTACTGTGCGGAAAAGCCGCGCCGGACAAAATAAAGCGCAGCCGCTGCGCCGCAGGACATAAATGCATGTGGCACCAAAGCTGGGGCGGCTATCCTTCAAACGAATTTTTATCACGGCTCGATCCCAAACTTGCGAAAATCGCAGCGCATTTGGGCGATAAAACATGGACAACCGAACAAATTCAGGGAACGCTTACAAAAGAATGGGCTGCCGAATTGGGACTGAAAGAAGGGATTCTTGTCTGTATCGGCGGTTATGATGCCCACGTAGGCGCCGTGGGAGGCGGAGTTTCCGAAGGGATTATGGTCAAAAGCATGGGAACTTCCACTTGCGATATCATCATCGGGCCTGCGGCAAAAACAAAAGAAAAATGCATTCCCGGCATTTGCGGACAGGTTGACGGTTCGGTTATCGGCGGCAAAATCGCTTATGAAGCCGGACAATCATCTTACGGCGATTACTACCGCTGGTTCCGCGACTTATTGCTGTGGCCGCTTAAAAACGGCGCGGGCAAAGCCCTGCTCGGGCACGAACCGACCGAAGCGGAATATGACGCCTACGAAAAAAAGATTCTTCCCGAATTGGAAAAAGCCTGCGCCTGCATTTCTCCTTGCGCAACCTCTCCCGTCGCCTTAGACTGGATCAACGGACGGCGTACTCCGCATGCAAACCAAAACCTTACCGCGTGGATGAGCGGCATAAGGCTCGGAACGGATGCGCCCGCTTTTATGCGCATGATTTTGGAAGCGACCGCTTTCGGCTCACGCGCAATTATCGAATGCTTCGAAAAAAACGGCATTAAGATAGAAAAAATCATTGCCGTCGGCGGTGTCGCGCGCAAAAGCAGTGTCGGCATGCAGATTTTGGCCGATATCACAAAACGCAAGATTCAGGTAACCGAAAGCGACTTGTCGCCTTCCATCGGGGCGGCCGTTTTCGCCGCAACGGCGGCGGGTTTGTATCCGAACGTGGAAGCCGCACAAAAAAAATTGGCGCCGGGCACCGATCGCACGTACGTGCCGAATCCGAAAATGAGCGCGGTATACGATTTATTGTATAAAAAATATCTGCAGCTGGGCGCCTTTGCCGAAAAGCAGCTCAAAAGCGAAAAATCCGGCGCATAA
- a CDS encoding class II aldolase/adducin family protein, with product MYTDLKEQAWRANMEIPARNLAIYTWGNVSALDPDKAVFAIKPSGVPYDRLKAEDIVVVDLDGKVADGKLNPSSDTPTHAQLYRYFLQTHSAIRGITHTHSPYATSWAQACRSIPLLGTTHADHGFRPVPCTPYLSEKAVQTAYEKETGLLIIETLKNPSIACPVALPHKLHGCTGKGACFDEALNPAECQMILLGGHGPFTWGTDAEKSVYNAAVLEEIAKMAWVCMTVNPDFAPLPDYVIQKHYDRKHGKNAYYGQGSKNR from the coding sequence ATGTACACCGACTTAAAAGAGCAGGCTTGGCGGGCGAACATGGAAATTCCCGCGCGAAATTTGGCGATTTATACGTGGGGCAACGTTTCGGCGCTGGATCCGGATAAAGCGGTTTTTGCGATTAAACCGTCGGGAGTTCCCTACGATCGGTTAAAAGCCGAAGACATCGTCGTTGTCGATTTGGACGGAAAGGTTGCGGACGGAAAGCTGAATCCGTCTTCCGACACGCCGACTCACGCGCAATTGTACCGCTATTTTTTGCAAACGCACAGCGCAATCCGCGGCATAACGCATACGCATTCGCCCTATGCAACCTCATGGGCGCAAGCGTGCCGTTCGATTCCGCTTTTGGGCACCACCCATGCCGACCACGGCTTTCGGCCGGTTCCCTGCACACCCTATCTTTCCGAAAAAGCCGTACAGACAGCCTACGAAAAAGAAACCGGCCTATTGATAATCGAAACGCTTAAAAATCCGTCAATCGCCTGCCCCGTCGCTTTGCCGCACAAACTGCACGGCTGCACCGGGAAAGGCGCCTGCTTTGACGAAGCGCTGAATCCCGCCGAATGCCAAATGATTTTACTCGGCGGGCACGGCCCGTTTACGTGGGGAACGGACGCCGAAAAGTCGGTGTACAACGCCGCCGTCCTTGAAGAAATCGCCAAAATGGCCTGGGTGTGCATGACGGTCAATCCCGACTTCGCTCCCCTTCCCGACTACGTCATTCAAAAGCATTACGACAGAAAGCACGGGAAAAACGCTTATTACGGACAAGGTTCAAAAAACCGCTGA
- a CDS encoding riboflavin kinase, whose product MKHLYQIEKTDNACVAFGRFDGMHKGHRSLVQTLVREAKKRGLPSVLVSFVPSEGTFVYTTEEEKALLLKNCGLDVLISCNEKEKSDPAALIKKTGASCIVCGKCAEDEHEQCEPLNAQPAIRKAAQELGIPIVMCEEVCENGEAISMPMLDAAFERGDFDAFSRLCGRPYMMVGEVLHGKGLGRTVGMPTANLGLAPNKKKPPEGVYATLTRIDGEVFKGLTNIGRRPSVDNDTKISTETLLLDFSRDIYGKKIELYVCAFIRNVVKLNGLVEVQKQVQKDIVAARTLLSARSLPPL is encoded by the coding sequence ATGAAACACCTATATCAAATTGAAAAAACGGATAACGCATGTGTCGCGTTCGGGCGCTTTGACGGAATGCATAAGGGGCATCGGAGTCTCGTGCAAACGCTTGTGCGGGAGGCGAAAAAAAGAGGCCTGCCTTCCGTCCTTGTAAGCTTTGTGCCGAGCGAAGGGACTTTTGTCTATACGACCGAAGAAGAAAAGGCGCTGCTGCTGAAAAACTGCGGTCTTGACGTGTTGATTTCCTGCAACGAAAAAGAAAAGTCCGATCCGGCCGCTCTTATAAAAAAAACGGGAGCGTCCTGTATTGTGTGCGGCAAGTGTGCGGAAGACGAACATGAACAATGCGAGCCGCTGAATGCGCAGCCGGCCATCCGAAAAGCGGCGCAAGAGCTCGGCATTCCGATTGTGATGTGCGAAGAAGTTTGCGAAAACGGCGAAGCGATTTCCATGCCGATGCTGGATGCGGCCTTTGAACGGGGCGACTTCGATGCTTTTTCGCGTTTGTGCGGCCGACCGTATATGATGGTCGGTGAAGTGTTGCACGGTAAAGGGCTCGGCAGAACGGTCGGCATGCCCACGGCGAATCTGGGACTTGCGCCGAATAAAAAAAAGCCGCCCGAAGGCGTATACGCAACGCTTACGCGCATCGACGGCGAGGTTTTTAAGGGGCTGACAAATATAGGGCGACGTCCTTCCGTCGATAACGACACGAAAATCAGCACCGAAACTTTATTGCTCGATTTTTCGCGCGATATCTACGGCAAAAAAATAGAACTGTACGTGTGTGCATTTATCCGCAATGTAGTGAAACTGAACGGCCTTGTCGAGGTTCAAAAGCAAGTTCAAAAAGATATCGTCGCCGCGCGAACACTCCTGTCCGCTCGCAGTTTGCCGCCGCTATAA
- a CDS encoding DUF4349 domain-containing protein, translating into MPNTKPFFTAAALTAVLLAAAVFISCGGKSALYEDAYEAGSARVAAEMKMSADNYEEQVPADTAQSERKLIKTGSLYFKVSDIAQTEIAVAKWCALYGGYVESSFNNENSGSAAVRIPSARFEQAMESAGSIGTLESKSVSAEDVSERYYDLQTRLETRKLMRSRLQTYLSQAKNMEDMLKIEHELNSVIGDIESMEGKMKRLSSQIDYSRIEISYHLPFRATSSGGFEWPDMGEAFRRFASNIVDFFAGLLTVLLYIIICGAPLVGIAALLYWLLFGKIGLLKKLFRLLNGKGK; encoded by the coding sequence ATGCCGAACACCAAACCGTTTTTTACCGCCGCAGCTTTAACCGCGGTTTTGCTCGCCGCCGCCGTTTTTATTTCTTGCGGCGGAAAAAGCGCCTTGTACGAAGATGCCTATGAAGCCGGCTCCGCCCGCGTCGCGGCGGAAATGAAAATGAGCGCCGACAACTACGAAGAACAAGTTCCCGCGGACACGGCTCAAAGCGAGCGCAAATTGATAAAGACCGGCAGCCTGTATTTTAAAGTGAGCGATATTGCGCAAACCGAAATCGCCGTTGCAAAATGGTGCGCCCTTTACGGCGGCTATGTCGAATCGTCCTTTAACAACGAAAACAGCGGAAGTGCGGCGGTCCGCATTCCGAGTGCGCGTTTTGAACAGGCAATGGAGTCCGCCGGAAGCATCGGCACGCTGGAATCGAAAAGCGTTTCGGCCGAAGACGTTTCGGAGCGGTACTACGATTTGCAAACGCGCCTCGAAACGCGCAAACTTATGCGCAGCCGCCTGCAAACCTATCTTTCGCAGGCAAAAAATATGGAAGACATGCTGAAAATCGAGCATGAATTGAATTCCGTCATCGGCGACATCGAATCGATGGAAGGAAAAATGAAGCGGCTGTCTTCGCAAATCGACTATTCCCGAATCGAAATAAGCTATCACCTGCCCTTCAGAGCGACTTCTTCGGGCGGTTTTGAATGGCCCGATATGGGCGAAGCATTCAGGCGCTTCGCGTCGAATATTGTCGATTTTTTCGCCGGCCTTCTTACCGTCCTGCTTTATATTATAATCTGCGGAGCGCCCCTTGTCGGAATCGCCGCCCTCTTGTACTGGCTGCTGTTCGGCAAAATCGGGCTTTTAAAGAAGCTGTTCCGCCTATTAAACGGCAAGGGGAAATAG
- a CDS encoding type II toxin-antitoxin system PemK/MazF family toxin: MGMVSQYEVYLVNLDPTIAHEIYKTRPCLIISPDEMNAAIRTVIIAPMTTKSHAYPTRVPVQFAGKKAWIVLDQIRTVDIVRLIKKLGKIKSTQIAKVKSIIKEMLVD; encoded by the coding sequence ATGGGAATGGTAAGTCAGTACGAAGTGTATCTGGTTAACCTTGACCCGACAATTGCGCATGAAATTTACAAAACTCGTCCGTGCCTTATTATTTCTCCCGATGAAATGAACGCTGCAATACGCACGGTAATTATTGCGCCGATGACGACAAAATCGCATGCTTATCCTACGCGGGTTCCTGTGCAATTTGCCGGAAAAAAAGCTTGGATTGTTTTGGACCAAATAAGAACGGTTGATATCGTACGGCTTATAAAAAAGCTGGGTAAGATAAAAAGTACGCAAATAGCAAAAGTTAAAAGTATTATAAAAGAAATGCTTGTGGATTGA
- a CDS encoding AbrB/MazE/SpoVT family DNA-binding domain-containing protein — protein MLVSVVTIGNSRGIRFPKVVLDRFSVKNQMDMEITDKAIVLTPVSEEPRKGWAQAFADMHKNQDDVLEAFPDSEAFEWEW, from the coding sequence ATGCTGGTGTCGGTTGTGACTATCGGTAATTCGCGCGGAATACGTTTTCCGAAGGTTGTGCTCGACCGTTTTTCCGTTAAAAATCAAATGGATATGGAAATCACCGATAAGGCAATTGTGCTTACTCCCGTGTCTGAGGAACCGCGGAAGGGCTGGGCGCAGGCGTTTGCCGATATGCACAAAAATCAGGATGATGTTTTGGAAGCGTTTCCCGACTCCGAGGCGTTTGAATGGGAATGGTAA